The following proteins come from a genomic window of Verrucomicrobiia bacterium:
- a CDS encoding class I tRNA ligase family protein: RVLMHRVIKKVTEDIADFKFNTCVSTLMETVNGLTELPELHRDSYFQLLTIVSPFAPHIAEELWEEAGGAGFCSLAPWPTWNQSYLVAATWECPVQVNGKVRVRLTLPSTIDEAGIRSAVENDPQVQQYIAGKELIKMVIVPGRLVSIVIKP; the protein is encoded by the coding sequence AACGCGTCCTCATGCACCGTGTCATTAAAAAGGTAACGGAGGATATTGCTGACTTTAAGTTTAATACCTGCGTTTCTACCCTTATGGAGACGGTGAATGGCCTTACTGAGCTACCAGAACTACACAGGGATAGCTATTTCCAGCTTTTGACTATCGTTTCCCCCTTTGCGCCTCATATAGCAGAAGAGTTATGGGAAGAGGCGGGTGGTGCGGGCTTCTGCAGCCTTGCTCCTTGGCCGACCTGGAATCAAAGTTATCTGGTTGCCGCTACCTGGGAATGCCCCGTACAGGTCAATGGCAAGGTGCGGGTACGGCTTACCCTTCCTTCCACTATTGATGAGGCTGGGATCCGTTCTGCAGTAGAAAATGACCCTCAAGTTCAGCAGTATATTGCAGGTAAAGAGCTTATAAAGATGGTCATTGTGCCCGGCAGGCTCGTTTCAATTGTCATTAAGCCCTAA
- the rpmF gene encoding 50S ribosomal protein L32, whose protein sequence is MATPKKRLSPVRSGNRRRNLGLTLPATQVCPSCKQLMVKHQACPHCGAYKGRQVIAA, encoded by the coding sequence ATGGCAACTCCTAAAAAGCGGCTCAGTCCTGTCCGCTCTGGCAACCGCCGCCGCAATCTTGGCCTCACCCTACCTGCAACCCAGGTATGCCCTTCTTGTAAGCAACTCATGGTTAAACACCAGGCTTGCCCTCATTGTGGCGCATACAAAGGTCGCCAGGTTATTGCAGCTTAA